Within the Takifugu rubripes chromosome 8, fTakRub1.2, whole genome shotgun sequence genome, the region taatgtatttccctgaggTCGTGACCCCCGTCACGATGTAAGCTTTTCCGAGGCAGTAGTTGTTCAGCCGTTTGCGGAGGGCgtcctcctgcttcctccagaCGGTACTCACGAAGCCCGACACCACCGGTACCACGTTGGTGAGGGTGTAGGTCGCGCTCTTGTCGTCGTGGTCGTGCTGATGCACCTCTGGATTAAGAGCGCCCCGCTCGTACATGATGGCGTTGTTGTAGTCGTCCAGAGTGGCTTGCATGTCGTCAAAATTCATGTGTATGTAATCTTGAGGAAACGGCTGCATGTCGGCCGTGTCAGAATATGTAGACAGCTGTGGAGGCAGACAGAGGGTATGAAGAAAAGCTCAAAATTTCAGTTCAGTAGCATCTTAGCATCACAGTTTCTTTACCTGAGGCTCATACATCCACGGTATGTCGATACATCGCTCCCCCTCAGACCTTTTGAAGACGTATGCAGAGTAGACGGGGATGCGCTCCACGGTGTTGTAGAGCGTCACATAGCGAGCCTTCTGGTTGTAACTCTGGCAAATGAAATGGAGGTCTTTTTTCTCGTACCCCATCGGCAGTATTCTGTTATATAGGAATTCGCGGCACTCGGAGGACAACTCTTTCTCCACTCTGCCCTTCACGGCTAATGTCAATACGTTGACGAGGAGGAAGCCAATCGAGGCCCAAACTGCCATAAGGAGGACTTTTGGTGTGCCAATATAGAGCTCAAAACCTGAAGAAAATATCCACAAAAGTCTGTATCTTGGAGATACACGTCATTAAAATGTGTGTCTCGATCTGTCTACCAAGCAAAGGCAGTGAACCTAAATTTTGCCCTCCCCTATGTAAAGTAGTTGGCAGATCCACCCACAGTTGGATAGAGGCTACCGACGTCTAAAGATGTCCCACACCAGACTCAAATGGTTCGACGGGTGGCAGCTGTTAGAGCCGCTAACAGAAGGATGACATCCATTTTGCGTTCTTCTCATTTATTACTCATTTATTGTTGAAAATTTGCAACAACAAGGTCAGAGGCTGAGGTGCTGATTAGGAGAGGATAGTATTCAAAGCAAGCTGGAGTGGGTGGATGTGGATCATGTGCATAGAGGGGTAACAATGCCCGACAGCTGTCCCCCGTGTGCTCAGATTTGCATAATATCCCtatcagttttttttccctaaagGCCCGTTTGCCTCACTTATTCACGCCAGATAAAAGATACATCACAACGAGTGTCTTTTGCGTAATGCCAAATATATTTGACAAAAGTTTTATTGGGTTCACTGCTGTTGTGCCACAACCACAAGTTTCTCAGGAATGTATTTTGGGGCCTAGTTCATAGTAAAATGAACACATCAATGGTGATCATTGGTTTTCTTCATTATGACctgattttccttttgaaaTATCAAAATCTGGACTATTAACCCATCTTTGGAGTGTGTCCATCAGACAGTATTcacctctctcttcttcttAAAGCTGCTTTCTGACACGCAGCCTTGGGAGAAAATGGTCACATCACCGTCCGCATCCTTCTGGCTCTTCAGGAAACTCTCCAGCATCTTTAGAGGAAGCTCGGCCACGCTGTGTTCCGTCCCCTCGTTCGGAGCGTAGCCCCCATAGCTGGGAAACATGAACCTCACCTCGTATGGGGAATTGTGGTCAAACCGCGGGCAGCAGTACGCCAGCCAGACATGTCTGGGGATCGCCAGGCGGTCTAGGTTGTCCCGCTGGATGGACATCCCTGAATCTGTCACCCCGGTCACCACGAATGCGGGGCCGTGGCAGAAGTTGTTTAGACGGCGGCGAATGAGGTCCTGGTATGGGCTCCAGGAGGCCGCGAGGAAATCTTCCTTTAGTGGGACCACGTTGGTCAGGGTGTAGGTGGACGACTTGTCGCCTGGATCCGATTGGTGGAGGTCGGGGTTCAGAGGGGCGCGTCTGTAACCCACGGCGTCTGTGTAGTCCTCCAGCACGGCCTGGCCGTCCTGGATCAGAGGGGGGGTGTCGTCGGTCAGGGGGATCGCCCGCATGCTGCCGCTGGCGTCTTTAGAGACCAACTGGGACAAAGCAAGCTTGTGTTAGCGtcggcctgtctgtctgcctgcctgcctgtctgtctgtctgcctgcctgccttcctttctgcctgcctgtttgtctgtctgcctgtctacctgtctgcctgcctgtctgtctgcctgtctgcctgcctgtctgtctgcctgtctgtctgtcagaactGAAGCTGATTGGATTTGAGCATTTTCTGTGTCACACTTGGGTTTCCATGCCAACTAGTTAAGAACATGTGCTATTCCTACTTTCTACCTGTGGCTCATACATCCAGGGTgtgtccatcctcctcttcccatCGCTCTTCTTGAAGATGTAGGCCGAGTAGAGGGGGAGTCTGCGGGCGCCATCGTACAGCGTGGCGTAGCGCGCCTCGTTTGCATATCTCTGGCAGATCCTCCTGAGGCTGCTCCCCGTCATCCCCACAGGGGGTGTCTGCATGTAGAAAAAATGGCTGCAGTCTCGGAAGGTGCTCGCCACGCTGGTGTCCCCCCggagtgacatcatcagcaggCAGAGGATCCAGACGTAGGAGGAGAGCGGACGCATCATCTCATGATGGAAAATAAGAATTTCATCATGGGTTTGGCATGTTCTACTCCACACAGAGAGACGCCGTCCATCATATCGTCCTCTCTCGGTGTTGCTGTCCACTAATGTGCAATGGCTGCTGGGTAGCGCGCCACTATGCAAAATATATCTGCTTATCTTCTGCGTCTACACTCTCAGTACAACTGCCTCTGCTCTCTTATATAGACGTGACCTTTTCAGCTAAGCTATGTTTCAATAAACATACAAACATATGACCTTCAGTGGATCTGAACTCcctcttgctgtgaggcaacaacGCTGACAACAACATTAGCATCGCCCAAATAGAGcaaaaaactgaaaatgacaaaGAGAATGGAGAGTTCGTAGGTGTCACAGTGGTCTCCAAATGATGTTCATAAGTTAATCCAGGTTTGTCAAGCACCTTGAAATCCTGGCTttaaaaatgtacttttaaataaaagattctTATGATCTCACTTTTAAAACGAGTTAAAAGTGCTGCACTAGACTGTTGTAATGAGGTACAACACATTTCTAAGTTAAAGGATTTAATTTCAGAGCATTTACAAAGGCTTTCAGAttgtaaaataacaaaatatatattgtattgtagACGTGATACATGCAGGCGATGTATATTTCATGAGCCACAAAAACCATTTCGTGCACGGATGCACACGTACATCTGCACGACTTTATGGAGGCTCTGTTGGGCAACAGCGCCCTCTGCCGTCCATCGATCAATGCGTCTTTCCGGCCACatgttctgctcctcttttcaaTTCGtcttcataaaaaaaaaccctgaataaataaatcacgaTAATGCCAATCAATAACCCGCACTATCAGTGCGGCTGCAACTTCCAGATCATTCCCTAACTTTGCCGCGACGCGACgggctacttttttttttctccagaaaaTCAAACGAGCCTCGCGCGTTTCCGATTTcaattcagattttaaaaaaataaaaaaaacaacttttgcaTCTAAGTGCGGCACACACCAGCATCCAGCCTGGTAAATAGGGGTGTGTTTGCCCAGCACCGACATTGGTCCGCCGCTTGTCAGTGTCCAGTCACGTGGTGTCGCACGGACGGCCATGTTTCCGAAACACAAACAACAAGAGCAGCGATCAGGAGCCAGTAGACACATACTGATACGCAACTGCGACCGTTGGAGGCGagggaaaacaaataaaacgcAGAGCGCGACTTTCTCGAGTACGATTCTGTCGAATGAGTACGTTTACAGTGTTTAAAGAGACCAATGCATGCGATATATTGGCTGTAGAGGCGCCGTGCAGACGAGCAGTCCAGTAGCTCGAAACAGTGAAAGGTAAGTCATGGTTCCTCTTTGCAGCTTTCTTTTAGCAGGCTGGCTAACGCGAGGCTAGCGCGCTAACCTCGGCTCGTGCAGCGGGGAAGGGTTCGGGGGTGAAGGCCCGCTGGAATGGAGCGTGTGTCGGGTTCTTTTCAAAGGGAATTTATTGTTGGAGTCggttgtgtgcgtgtttgctgcGACCGCGGCATGCTAGCGCTAGCTCGACGGCGGAGCGGAGGTGGTCGCCCCGCACATTAGCGAAGCAGGCCGGGGGAGTCGGATTGTAACACTCCGCCCCCCTCCGCCATCATATCGGGTGTCATTTGAGCCGACTAGCTAGGCCTGCTCTCGCTGCACATACCTTAGCGAAGGCGAGCGAGCTAACCAAAGTCTTGTTATGCAACTATGATTATTGCGAGGAAAATTCTGCGGTGGTTATCATTCCATTTTATTCGATAACAAGCCCAACCGACGGGCAGTAATGTAGCTGTGTGTACGCTAACGCAAGCGGCTAATATCACCCTGGATCTATTTCCCGTGAACGCTAGCCCCCATTTAGCACACAAACAATCCGGCGTTGATCAGTGCAAGTTAAAAGAGATATATATGGTTGGATGTATATTTCCGGGTTGCACAGCTTCGTTTCCATTGTCTGAATTTGAATAGGCCACATTTAGATGCGCCGTAATTTGCAACAATTCCAGCGTTGCAGGAATGGAAGGAAacggtgtttgtgtgtgacctTGCGCCTGGTTGCCCAGTTCAAAGTTTGTAAGAAAGACTTCGTGCACTCCCTCCAAATTTCAGATTTTTCCTCCTCACGCTTTGATTTCGCTGCCTTTTTTCAAAAAATTATCCCGTGGACCGTTTCCAAGGTGCGATTATTGAAAGTCAGCTAATTAACGAGCTGCTCGGCGTGATTTTTAGTTCCAACAGTTTAGTTGCAACATTTCAACcttttcagcagcttttctttctAATTCGGTCGTGCACGGATCCATGTAGCCCTTCAGATTGTATGTCCAGGTTTATAGACTTGATCAAATGGGTGGAATACTCCCGTGCCTATTGGGATGCCACATCTGGGTGATGGCACTGAGTTTTGGGGTATTTGTATCAGTAACAAGCTTGTTCCGAGGATTCTGCTTCAATTCAATCATGCAAACTTTCTCTGCGCCGATACTTTGAGAGGATGCACCCCGTAGTTAGCTTTGAAGCTCCTTGTACTGTCAAAAAAGAGGAAGATTCCATAAGAATTCTCTAGTCTGTACTTGAGCAAGTAAGAAATTCCCAGTTTTAAACCAAGAGAAGTCTACTGGAGTGCTAATAGCCGTCCTCTCTGGCTTCACTTGGATGGCCAGGCGTACGTGCACATCATGAGCGGCATAACCCCGACTGGAAGTCGTCTTGGAGCTGTGCAAGCGTGCGTTTTTGCCACAATTTGCATGTAAACATGCAAACATAATGAGGACTGTTATTATCCCCCAGAGACTGAACGTCTGTCGGTGCAACCACCCCGTCGCTAACGCTCCTATTACAAGCATACCGCGGTTGCTGGCCGAGCTTTTCTGACTCTTCACAGCGCCGTCCGCCAAGAAATCGTCGTGGTCGAACCTGAAAGATCAGCGGAggatctttttttccttccaagTCCGAGCTCCAGTGGGCTTACACTTGGTTAAAATGATGTAACGGTGCCATATAGACTTGTGGAGTTACTCATTTACTACCTGTAGGTGAACACTAAAGCCTCATATAGAATTTAAAAAGGTCGCTGGTTGTTATCCAGGCAGATGGCCGCCAGAGCGACGCAGGTGAGGGTCAGGAGGTGATGGCGTGCCGACTCTCCAAGTCTCAGACTTTGAGTTCATGGCAGATGCACTAAATATGGAGATTCAAGGGCCTGGAAATGGGCTTAGTTGCTACGACATCTCAGCAGCCAGCTGCGTCGTCTCAAGCAGCCGATGCGGCGATATCACAGGAAGAGGCGTCTATAGATTCATGACTCACAGCAGGCCGCCGAACACTGACGTTTAAATTGATGTTTTACTCATTGTTTTGGTCAAAATGGAGGCAATTCTTCAGGTGCACTTGAAGCGCGTGCACCCAGGGTGACTAAAAACAGCGTAAACTGTAAGTCGCTATGTTCCAGATTCCAAAGCATCCCATCAAATCCTGTTTGTTTGGTCCGTGCTGTCCTTTTTTTACGGTCAGACAGGGCCTCTATACAATGATATGAGTGTGCAGTGGCGTCCACGGGAGCTGGTCATTGTTGCCGTGGAAATAACGGACTCCGGTGTTTGATATTCAACCCCGACTCGGAAATTTCGGGACATTTTCTCAGCCTAGTAGGACCTTGAGCATCTCGCATCCCGCGGATGCAGCGTGCTGGACATGGATCGGACCAAAcctcattttctgtctttcctAACAAgtcctctgctctctcccccccaccccccccccccccaggcgtGTGACAGGAGGAGGCTCGCAAATCAAGGAGTCACCTGAAGTGTCTCCGCCAGTCCACATTTCAGCCGGGGGAAGAGGAACACGGAGAAGCgagagggagaagagacagaggaggacgaGTCGCATCTGCTCTTGGCAGCTGTTCCAGCAGCCTGTTTTTCATTGGCTGTTGTTTTGTTCCCCagttaccttttttttttttgttgttttgacaaATCGGCTCCTATTTTTATCCCTAATGTGAGATCTAactgctgtttaaaaaaagaaaaaagagaaacgtCACTAGCGAGAGTTTTACTTTCCACCGTTGATTCCCgacgtttttttttgtttctttttttacgtTGAAcgacctttttttcctttcccgCGGCTGTGAGTAGCAGGAGCTTCCATTCTCCGATTATTGGCTCGGTTAGGACCTGATAACCTGGTAATCCTCAAACACCTGAAACTGGCAGCTATTCTCttctcatctgtgtgtttggggaGCTCCGCGACCACAGCTTAAGCACCACTCAGCCTTCTAGTCACCTAAGCCTAACTAAATCCAAGCCAGCTTTAGGCCCAGTCCAGCCTGCTCCGATCACCTGGACAGGGTAAGGTGGttcttttttcccactttttagcgcagttttctcttttttatgttgACGTGTTTCTGTTTATCTCCGCGTAGATACTCAGTTCCGTGTGGACGTGAGGAATATGACTGCTGAGACTCTTAACTTCGGCCCAGAATGGTAATTTCTCAGGTTTTTCTGtctctattattattgttataggATTATCAAATGTTCTGTATGGTGGTGAAGAGGGAACAAAATGAATGTCATTGTTGTTGGGTGTACCCAGTTGAATTTGGTGATGTTT harbors:
- the LOC101064852 gene encoding endonuclease domain-containing 1 protein-like gives rise to the protein MMRPLSSYVWILCLLMMSLRGDTSVASTFRDCSHFFYMQTPPVGMTGSSLRRICQRYANEARYATLYDGARRLPLYSAYIFKKSDGKRRMDTPWMYEPQLVSKDASGSMRAIPLTDDTPPLIQDGQAVLEDYTDAVGYRRAPLNPDLHQSDPGDKSSTYTLTNVVPLKEDFLAASWSPYQDLIRRRLNNFCHGPAFVVTGVTDSGMSIQRDNLDRLAIPRHVWLAYCCPRFDHNSPYEVRFMFPSYGGYAPNEGTEHSVAELPLKMLESFLKSQKDADGDVTIFSQGCVSESSFKKKREVNTV
- the LOC101064632 gene encoding endonuclease domain-containing 1 protein-like produces the protein MAVWASIGFLLVNVLTLAVKGRVEKELSSECREFLYNRILPMGYEKKDLHFICQSYNQKARYVTLYNTVERIPVYSAYVFKRSEGERCIDIPWMYEPQLSTYSDTADMQPFPQDYIHMNFDDMQATLDDYNNAIMYERGALNPEVHQHDHDDKSATYTLTNVVPVVSGFVSTVWRKQEDALRKRLNNYCLGKAYIVTGVTTSGKYINWRNMKRVAVPSYLWSAYCCMDYDHSIPYNERYMFPAFAHYALNSKSSEVVEVSIQQLKEFLKKKMFVDSNFQIFAGDCVSDKYS